One Bradyrhizobium sp. ISRA464 genomic window carries:
- a CDS encoding ABC transporter substrate-binding protein, with amino-acid sequence MRRVLAGVLACVLAISANPSMAQDKPPLKLGGILDMSSLYADITGSGSETAAKMAVEDFGGEVLGRKIEVVVADHLNKADLAANIARDMIDNQHVEMIFDVAASATALAAAEIAKARGKIIIFNGPGSIRLSNEACGPYTVHYVFDTFAQANVTGLAAVKSGLDTWFFLTADYAFGQDLEKDTSNVVVKSGGKVLGSVRHPINTSDFSSFLLQAQASKAKVIGLANAGGDTINAIKQAAEFGITKGGQKLSPLLAFVTDIDSVGLETAQGLLLAEAFYWDLNDDTRAFSKRFMERTKRVPTSAQAGVYSSVLHYLQAVKAAGTTDSAAVMKLMKETPINDMFAKNGKIREDGRMVHDMYLFEVKKPSESKGRWDDYKLLATVPGDQAFQPLADSRCPLVKK; translated from the coding sequence ATGAGACGAGTTTTGGCCGGCGTGCTGGCCTGTGTGCTTGCGATTTCGGCGAATCCGTCGATGGCGCAGGACAAGCCTCCGCTGAAACTCGGCGGCATCCTCGACATGTCGAGCCTCTATGCCGATATCACCGGCTCCGGCAGTGAAACTGCCGCCAAGATGGCGGTGGAGGATTTCGGCGGCGAGGTGCTCGGCCGCAAGATCGAGGTCGTCGTCGCCGATCATCTCAACAAGGCCGATCTCGCCGCCAACATCGCCCGCGACATGATCGACAACCAGCACGTCGAGATGATCTTCGACGTCGCGGCGTCCGCGACTGCGCTCGCCGCTGCCGAGATCGCGAAAGCGCGCGGCAAGATCATCATCTTCAACGGGCCCGGCTCGATCCGCCTCTCCAACGAGGCCTGCGGCCCCTACACCGTGCACTACGTGTTCGACACCTTCGCGCAGGCCAACGTCACCGGACTTGCCGCGGTGAAATCCGGCCTCGACACCTGGTTCTTCCTGACCGCGGACTATGCCTTCGGCCAGGACCTGGAGAAGGACACCTCCAACGTGGTGGTGAAGTCCGGCGGCAAGGTGCTGGGCAGCGTGCGGCATCCGATCAACACCTCGGATTTCTCGTCCTTCCTGCTGCAGGCGCAGGCCTCGAAGGCCAAGGTGATCGGGCTCGCCAATGCCGGCGGCGACACCATCAACGCGATCAAGCAGGCCGCGGAGTTCGGCATCACCAAGGGCGGCCAGAAGCTGTCGCCGCTGCTTGCCTTCGTGACCGACATCGACAGCGTCGGGCTCGAGACCGCGCAGGGCCTGCTGCTTGCCGAAGCCTTCTATTGGGACCTCAACGACGACACCCGCGCGTTCTCGAAGCGCTTCATGGAACGCACCAAGCGGGTGCCGACCTCGGCGCAGGCTGGCGTCTACTCCTCCGTGCTGCATTACCTGCAGGCGGTGAAGGCCGCGGGCACTACCGATTCGGCTGCGGTCATGAAGCTGATGAAGGAGACCCCGATCAACGACATGTTCGCCAAGAACGGCAAGATCCGCGAGGACGGCCGCATGGTGCACGACATGTACCTGTTCGAGGTCAAGAAGCCGTCGGAATCGAAAGGGCGCTGGGACGACTACAAACTGCTCGCGACCGTGCCGGGCGACCAGGCCTTCCAGCCGCTCGCAGACTCGCGCTGTCCGCTGGTGAAGAAATGA
- a CDS encoding acyl-CoA dehydrogenase family protein, which produces MAESENIVAETAEKIFADLADAQTINHDKQGAWKAPLWQALTEAGLPLSWVPDDLGGSGASLAEGFSVLNVAGRHAIAVPLAETMLAGWLLTQAKIASPEGEMTVLPASPKDRITLNADGSLSGRARGVPFAKEAKHVAVLAHGNGGASIALVDAAKCRIESGIGLGGDHSDTVTLDKVQPISIKPAPKGFDQTTLMLMGGVVRSLQIAGALESLLDISVRYSNERVAFEKKISKFQAVQHNLARLAGESAAALAAATSAADTIVNATSLDNDAVFLEATSAKIRCSEAAEKGGGIAHQVHGAIGFTVEHILHRYSLRALAWRDDFGSESYWAVELGKRVADRGADELWPLVASR; this is translated from the coding sequence GTGGCGGAGAGTGAGAACATCGTCGCCGAGACCGCGGAAAAGATCTTCGCCGATCTCGCAGATGCCCAAACCATCAATCACGACAAGCAGGGCGCATGGAAAGCGCCGCTGTGGCAGGCGCTGACGGAAGCCGGCCTGCCGCTCTCCTGGGTGCCGGACGATCTCGGCGGTTCCGGCGCCAGCCTCGCCGAAGGCTTCAGCGTCCTCAACGTCGCCGGGCGGCATGCGATCGCTGTTCCGCTGGCCGAAACAATGCTCGCCGGCTGGCTGCTGACGCAGGCGAAGATCGCCTCCCCCGAAGGCGAGATGACCGTGCTGCCGGCAAGCCCGAAGGACCGCATCACCCTCAATGCCGACGGCAGCCTCTCCGGCCGCGCCCGCGGCGTGCCGTTCGCGAAGGAGGCAAAGCATGTCGCGGTGCTGGCGCACGGCAACGGCGGGGCGTCGATCGCGCTGGTCGACGCCGCGAAATGCCGGATCGAATCCGGCATCGGCCTCGGCGGCGATCACAGCGATACCGTCACGCTCGACAAGGTGCAGCCGATCTCAATCAAGCCGGCCCCGAAGGGTTTTGACCAGACCACGCTGATGCTGATGGGCGGCGTGGTACGGAGCCTGCAGATCGCCGGCGCACTGGAATCGCTGCTGGATATCTCGGTGCGCTATTCCAACGAGCGCGTCGCCTTCGAGAAGAAGATCTCGAAATTCCAGGCCGTGCAGCACAACCTCGCCCGCCTCGCCGGCGAGTCCGCCGCGGCGCTGGCCGCGGCGACCTCGGCAGCCGACACCATCGTCAACGCCACGTCACTGGACAATGACGCGGTGTTCCTCGAAGCGACGTCCGCAAAGATCCGCTGCTCGGAAGCGGCAGAAAAGGGCGGCGGCATCGCGCATCAAGTGCACGGCGCGATCGGCTTCACCGTCGAGCACATCCTGCACCGCTACTCGCTGCGCGCGCTCGCCTGGCGCGACGATTTCGGCTCGGAGAGCTACTGGGCGGTCGAGCTCGGCAAGCGCGTCGCCGACCGTGGCGCCGACGAATTGTGGCCGCTGGTGGCCTCGCGCTGA
- a CDS encoding acetate--CoA ligase family protein, producing the protein MPHPLDSFFAPKSIALIGASRDHEKIPGRLLAMLRKNGYPGNLYPINPNYDEIDGLKCFKSIADIGAPIDLAVIVIPARTVLAALEQCAAVGVKNAVIISSGFAEEGGDRAAMQDAIVALARKTGMRISGPNAEGFYSQVQKVAATFSPTVDVKPDAPALVASKRRIGIVAQSGGIGFAIYHRAKALGIALSYVVSAGNESDLGAGEFLDYMVQDASTDVILLFIEGIRDVDKFMAAAKRAAELRKPVIVTKVGRSGAGERAAASHTASMAGWSAAYDAVFAKYGFIVSNDLDEAVTIAAVLATNPLPKGDRVAVLTVSGGAGIWGADTVSMQGLRVPELSADVQGQIKQWMPSYGAAGNPVDVTAQGVSSGGLQNSIELFDASDEVDATLVVLSLSSETRMPFKEAELKPVIAAQRKPVVFYSYTLPSQFARQELAKSGVVVLSGLTHVGVAMRRLADYAKFRLAPEVESAASPPRDLSAHLRSKTLSEFDSKSLLRAASIALPHEVLVTERDGLDAAIAQAGFPLVMKIQSPDIPHKSEVGGVRVNIRAKGEAFTAYRDMLESVQQHRPQAAIQGVLVGPMAKRGVEIIVGTMIDKTFGAMVMVGLGGVTTELFKDVVYRPAPVSAAEASAMLETLKAVPLLQGFRGAPKADVATLARLISEISLLAARHAGDIAEIEVNPVLVHPEGQGVTIVDALVVPRK; encoded by the coding sequence ATGCCGCATCCGCTCGATTCCTTCTTCGCACCAAAGAGCATCGCGCTGATCGGCGCCTCGCGCGATCACGAGAAGATTCCGGGGCGGTTGCTCGCGATGTTGCGCAAGAACGGCTATCCGGGGAACCTCTATCCGATCAATCCGAACTATGACGAGATCGACGGGCTAAAATGCTTCAAGTCGATCGCCGACATCGGCGCGCCGATCGATCTTGCCGTTATCGTCATTCCTGCCCGCACGGTGTTGGCGGCGCTGGAACAGTGCGCGGCCGTGGGCGTCAAGAACGCCGTCATCATCTCCTCCGGCTTTGCCGAGGAGGGCGGCGACCGCGCGGCGATGCAGGATGCGATCGTGGCGTTGGCGCGGAAGACCGGCATGCGGATCTCCGGCCCGAACGCCGAAGGCTTCTACAGTCAGGTGCAGAAGGTCGCCGCGACCTTCAGCCCGACCGTCGACGTCAAGCCGGATGCGCCGGCGCTCGTTGCGAGCAAGCGGCGGATCGGCATCGTCGCACAGAGCGGCGGCATCGGCTTTGCGATCTATCACCGCGCCAAGGCGCTGGGCATCGCGCTCAGCTACGTCGTCAGCGCCGGCAATGAGAGCGATCTCGGCGCCGGCGAGTTCCTCGACTACATGGTGCAGGATGCATCCACCGACGTGATCCTGCTGTTCATCGAGGGCATCCGTGACGTCGACAAGTTTATGGCCGCTGCAAAGCGAGCGGCGGAGCTCAGGAAACCCGTGATCGTGACCAAGGTCGGCCGCTCCGGCGCCGGCGAGCGCGCGGCCGCCTCGCACACCGCGAGCATGGCCGGATGGTCAGCGGCCTATGACGCGGTGTTCGCCAAATACGGCTTCATCGTCTCCAACGATCTCGACGAAGCCGTCACGATCGCCGCGGTGCTGGCGACCAATCCGCTGCCGAAGGGCGATCGCGTTGCGGTGCTGACCGTCTCCGGCGGCGCCGGCATCTGGGGTGCCGACACCGTGTCGATGCAAGGCCTGCGCGTGCCCGAGCTCTCGGCTGATGTCCAGGGCCAGATCAAGCAGTGGATGCCGTCCTATGGCGCGGCGGGCAATCCGGTCGACGTGACCGCGCAGGGCGTCTCCAGCGGCGGCCTGCAGAACAGCATCGAGCTGTTCGACGCGTCCGATGAAGTCGACGCGACGCTGGTCGTGCTGTCGCTGTCGAGCGAGACGCGGATGCCGTTCAAGGAGGCCGAGCTGAAGCCTGTGATCGCAGCGCAGCGGAAGCCGGTGGTGTTCTATTCCTACACGCTGCCGTCGCAATTTGCGCGGCAGGAGCTCGCAAAGTCCGGCGTTGTGGTGCTCTCGGGGCTGACGCATGTCGGCGTCGCGATGCGGCGTCTCGCCGACTATGCGAAGTTCAGACTGGCGCCCGAGGTGGAAAGCGCGGCGTCGCCGCCGCGCGATCTTTCGGCGCATTTGAGATCGAAGACGCTGTCCGAATTCGACAGCAAGTCGCTGCTGCGCGCGGCCAGCATCGCGCTACCGCACGAGGTACTGGTCACCGAGCGCGACGGGCTCGACGCCGCGATCGCGCAGGCTGGATTTCCGCTTGTGATGAAGATCCAGTCGCCCGACATCCCGCACAAGAGCGAGGTCGGCGGTGTCCGCGTCAACATCAGGGCCAAGGGTGAGGCATTCACGGCCTATCGCGACATGCTGGAGAGCGTGCAGCAGCATCGGCCGCAGGCCGCGATCCAGGGCGTGCTGGTCGGGCCGATGGCGAAGAGGGGCGTCGAGATCATTGTCGGCACCATGATCGACAAGACGTTCGGGGCGATGGTGATGGTCGGACTCGGCGGCGTCACGACCGAACTGTTCAAGGATGTGGTCTACCGTCCGGCGCCGGTGAGCGCGGCGGAGGCGTCGGCGATGCTGGAGACGCTGAAGGCCGTGCCGCTGCTGCAAGGATTCCGGGGCGCGCCGAAGGCGGACGTCGCGACGCTAGCGCGATTGATCTCGGAGATATCGCTGTTGGCAGCACGGCACGCAGGCGACATCGCGGAGATCGAGGTCAATCCGGTGCTGGTGCACCCCGAAGGGCAGGGCGTCACCATCGTCGATGCGCTGGTGGTGCCGAGAAAGTAG
- a CDS encoding thermonuclease family protein produces MLSMRILPTPVRSALLVCATLFACGRGHAAGCNFETQGEGRVAAIVDARSFRLDDGREVKLAGIEVADAVKARAALSGLLVGRDVTLHGGEDMPDRYGRQPAYAFLAGAETPVQSELLRQGLALVSPEVGDRDCAAALMAAEAEARQARSGTWGEASVIKSAESPGDILAGIGRFTVVEGRVLSVRQAGATTYLNFGRNWTRDFAATISKRIVPAFEAAGLAPKSLENRRIRVRGWVEARRGPRIELLRVGQIEVLGGS; encoded by the coding sequence ATGTTGTCGATGCGGATTCTGCCGACGCCCGTTCGCAGCGCGCTCCTCGTGTGCGCGACGCTGTTTGCTTGCGGCAGAGGCCATGCGGCGGGATGCAATTTCGAGACCCAGGGCGAGGGCCGCGTGGCCGCGATCGTCGATGCGCGCAGCTTCCGCCTCGATGACGGCCGCGAGGTCAAGCTGGCCGGCATCGAGGTGGCGGACGCGGTGAAGGCCCGCGCAGCCTTGTCCGGACTGCTGGTCGGCCGCGACGTGACCTTGCACGGCGGCGAGGACATGCCGGACCGCTACGGCCGCCAGCCGGCCTACGCCTTTCTCGCCGGCGCCGAAACACCCGTGCAGAGCGAGTTGCTGCGGCAGGGCCTTGCTCTGGTTTCACCCGAGGTTGGCGACAGGGACTGCGCGGCTGCGCTGATGGCCGCGGAGGCCGAGGCCCGGCAGGCCCGATCGGGAACCTGGGGCGAGGCCAGCGTCATAAAAAGCGCCGAAAGTCCGGGCGATATTTTGGCCGGGATCGGGCGCTTTACCGTGGTCGAGGGCCGGGTTTTGTCGGTACGGCAGGCCGGGGCAACGACCTATCTGAATTTCGGCCGAAACTGGACACGGGACTTTGCGGCGACTATTTCAAAGCGCATAGTCCCTGCGTTTGAGGCGGCCGGGCTCGCGCCCAAGTCCCTCGAAAATCGAAGGATTCGCGTCCGAGGCTGGGTGGAAGCGCGACGTGGCCCACGTATCGAATTGCTCCGAGTGGGGCAGATTGAAGTGCTCGGCGGGAGCTAG
- a CDS encoding enoyl-CoA hydratase — translation MSDNQMVLQSLDQGLLTITMNRPERRNALNPDMTRGLVDAARRAQDDPDVRAVLIKGAGGTFCVGGDVKSMAEGRAPLPFETKMANLRRGMEVSRILHQMPKPVVAQLDGAAAGAGLSIALSCDLRVASASCKITTAFAKVGFSGDYGGTYFLTKMLGSAKARELYLMSPVLSAQEALGLGMVSKVMPDAEIDAAALELARSLAQGPSVALGYIKRNINNAETMTLEACFDGEAIHHSRAGETADHKEAAKAFVEKRKPTFQGQ, via the coding sequence ATGAGCGACAATCAGATGGTTCTCCAATCCCTCGACCAGGGCCTGCTCACGATCACGATGAACCGGCCTGAGCGGCGCAACGCGCTCAATCCCGACATGACGCGCGGGCTGGTGGACGCCGCGCGGCGCGCGCAGGACGATCCCGACGTGCGCGCGGTGCTGATCAAGGGTGCCGGCGGCACCTTCTGCGTCGGCGGCGACGTCAAGTCGATGGCGGAGGGCCGCGCGCCGCTTCCGTTCGAGACCAAGATGGCGAACCTGCGCCGCGGCATGGAGGTCTCGCGCATCCTGCACCAGATGCCGAAGCCGGTGGTGGCGCAGCTCGATGGCGCGGCGGCCGGTGCCGGGCTTTCGATCGCGCTGTCCTGTGATCTCCGCGTCGCCAGCGCGTCTTGCAAGATCACGACCGCCTTCGCCAAGGTCGGCTTCTCCGGCGATTACGGCGGCACCTATTTCCTCACCAAGATGCTCGGCAGCGCCAAGGCGCGCGAGCTCTATCTGATGTCGCCGGTGCTGTCGGCGCAGGAGGCCCTGGGTCTCGGCATGGTGAGCAAGGTGATGCCCGATGCCGAAATCGATGCGGCGGCGCTCGAGCTGGCGCGGTCGCTGGCGCAGGGGCCGTCGGTCGCGCTCGGCTACATCAAGCGCAACATCAACAATGCCGAGACGATGACGCTGGAAGCCTGCTTCGACGGCGAGGCGATCCATCACTCGCGTGCCGGCGAGACCGCCGACCACAAGGAAGCGGCCAAGGCCTTCGTCGAGAAGCGCAAGCCCACCTTCCAGGGGCAGTAA
- a CDS encoding enoyl-CoA hydratase/isomerase family protein has protein sequence MTKYTDIGVETHGHVGLIEIRKPPLNFFDVSLINQIADALEEFDNNIEIRASVLAAQGKAFCAGANFGDPARQEQEERAKSDPASNLPINHLYVQAVRIFRNKKPIVAAVHGAAIGGGLGLAVSADFRVACPETRFSANFTKLGFHPGFGLTATLPELIGKNNAELMFYTSRRVTGEEAYRWGLANVLVPQDQVRAAAMKLAQEIAECSPLGLVSTRATMRAGLADRVLAATNHELVEQTKLRATEDFKEGVKATAERRIANFKGR, from the coding sequence ATGACCAAGTACACTGATATCGGCGTCGAAACCCACGGCCATGTCGGCCTGATCGAAATCCGCAAGCCGCCGCTGAACTTCTTCGACGTCTCGCTGATCAACCAGATCGCCGATGCGCTGGAGGAGTTCGACAACAATATCGAGATCCGTGCTTCGGTGCTCGCAGCGCAAGGCAAGGCGTTCTGCGCCGGCGCCAATTTCGGCGACCCGGCCCGCCAGGAGCAGGAGGAGCGCGCCAAGAGCGATCCGGCCTCGAACCTGCCGATCAACCATCTCTACGTTCAGGCGGTGCGCATCTTCCGCAACAAGAAGCCGATCGTCGCCGCCGTGCACGGCGCCGCGATCGGCGGCGGGCTCGGGCTTGCCGTCTCGGCCGACTTCCGCGTCGCCTGCCCCGAGACGCGCTTCTCGGCGAACTTCACCAAGCTCGGCTTCCATCCCGGTTTCGGCCTCACCGCGACGCTGCCGGAGCTGATCGGCAAGAACAATGCCGAGCTGATGTTCTACACCAGCCGCCGCGTCACGGGCGAGGAAGCCTATCGCTGGGGCCTCGCCAACGTGCTGGTGCCGCAGGACCAGGTGCGGGCTGCCGCGATGAAGCTGGCGCAGGAGATCGCCGAATGCTCGCCGCTCGGGCTCGTGTCCACCCGTGCCACGATGCGTGCCGGCCTCGCCGACCGCGTGCTCGCCGCGACCAACCACGAGCTGGTCGAACAGACCAAGCTGCGCGCCACCGAGGACTTCAAGGAAGGCGTCAAGGCAACCGCCGAGCGCCGCATCGCCAACTTCAAGGGGCGGTAA
- a CDS encoding M48 family metalloprotease, translated as MLAACSNVGRFEQVTPTAAVAAPVKPNRVVQQTPATEHEHERILSSYGGAYDDPKLEALISKIVDRLVAASERPDQAYKVTILNSGAVNAFALPTGQLYVTRGLIALASDTSELSSVLSHEMAHVLAKHASIREDQARQAAVVTRVVTDMSNDPDLTALALAKTKLTMASFSRQQEFEADGIGVGIAARAHFDPYGAARFLTAMERNAALKIGRTALDPRAQDFLSSHPATPERVANAQAIARQYTSPENNDRDRESYLAAIDNIVYGEDPSEGFVRGRRFLHPKLGFTFTAPDTFTLDNTAQAVIGVREGGSQAMRFDVVRVPAEQSLGDYLNSGWMEGVEKSSTEDLNINGFPAASATAHGDQWQFKVYALRFGTDVYRFIFAAKQKTTESERNARETVNSFRRLTLEEIQAARPLRIKVINVQPGDTVESLSHRMAGVDHPTERFRVLNGLDAHAQVKPRDRVKIVVD; from the coding sequence ATGCTCGCAGCCTGCAGCAATGTCGGCCGGTTCGAGCAGGTGACGCCCACCGCAGCGGTCGCGGCTCCGGTCAAGCCGAACCGCGTAGTGCAGCAGACGCCTGCGACCGAGCACGAGCATGAGCGCATCCTGTCCTCCTATGGCGGCGCCTATGATGATCCGAAGCTCGAGGCGCTGATCAGCAAGATCGTCGACCGGCTGGTCGCGGCCTCCGAGCGGCCCGACCAGGCCTACAAGGTCACCATCCTCAATTCCGGCGCGGTGAACGCTTTCGCGCTGCCGACCGGCCAGCTCTATGTCACGCGCGGGCTGATCGCGCTCGCCAGCGACACTTCCGAGCTCTCCTCCGTGCTCAGCCATGAGATGGCGCATGTGCTGGCCAAGCACGCCTCGATCCGCGAGGATCAGGCGCGGCAGGCTGCCGTGGTGACGCGCGTCGTCACCGACATGAGCAACGATCCCGATCTCACCGCGCTGGCGCTGGCCAAGACCAAGCTGACGATGGCGAGCTTCTCGCGGCAGCAGGAATTCGAGGCCGACGGCATCGGCGTCGGGATCGCCGCACGCGCGCATTTCGATCCCTACGGCGCGGCGCGCTTCCTGACCGCGATGGAGCGCAACGCCGCGCTCAAGATCGGCAGGACTGCGCTCGATCCGCGCGCGCAGGACTTCCTGTCGTCGCATCCGGCCACGCCCGAGCGCGTCGCCAATGCGCAGGCGATCGCGCGGCAATACACCTCGCCCGAGAACAACGACCGCGATCGCGAGAGCTATCTCGCCGCGATCGACAACATCGTTTACGGCGAGGACCCGAGCGAAGGTTTCGTGCGCGGCCGCCGCTTCCTGCATCCCAAGCTCGGCTTCACCTTCACGGCGCCCGACACCTTCACGCTCGACAACACCGCGCAGGCCGTGATCGGCGTGCGCGAGGGCGGCAGCCAGGCGATGCGCTTCGACGTCGTGCGGGTGCCGGCCGAGCAGTCGCTCGGCGACTATCTCAATTCCGGCTGGATGGAAGGCGTCGAGAAATCCTCGACCGAAGACCTCAACATCAACGGCTTCCCGGCGGCGTCGGCGACCGCGCATGGCGACCAGTGGCAGTTCAAGGTCTATGCGCTGCGCTTCGGCACCGACGTCTACCGCTTCATCTTCGCCGCCAAGCAGAAGACCACCGAGAGCGAGCGCAACGCGCGCGAGACCGTCAACTCGTTCCGCCGCCTGACGCTCGAGGAGATCCAGGCCGCGCGCCCGCTGCGCATCAAGGTCATCAACGTGCAGCCGGGCGACACAGTGGAATCGCTGTCGCACCGCATGGCCGGCGTCGATCACCCGACCGAACGCTTCCGCGTGCTGAACGGGCTCGACGCCCACGCGCAGGTGAAGCCGCGCGACCGCGTCAAGATCGTGGTGGATTGA
- a CDS encoding transposase: MNEDWARVVARLGGADALGVSARETKAFVRPREISNAVDLLRLILAYCLGERGLRLTTAWATSVGLVDISNVALLYRLRQCGDWLARLVGQALVSGAPKASRGRLIRIVDATTVPKAGTSGRNKNAVWRVHSAFDLPRERFGHFELTDERGGETLDRIPAVAGEIRLADRAYLQPERMARLLDAGADFVIRSGWKSARWLDAEGGLVDLTAELRKATAGGMIDRPIWIKRRSGVPLAMRLVAIRKPAQAAAAARRKARRTAQKGGHQLSRQTLDAADWVILVTSLKPKDFTTADIFALYRLRWRIELGFKRLKSLIGLKGPPGTDERSARPHILAHLLIILLLEPLVDELEDSPRLADAA; encoded by the coding sequence GTGAACGAAGACTGGGCGCGTGTTGTTGCGCGGCTTGGCGGGGCCGATGCTCTCGGGGTCAGCGCCCGCGAGACGAAGGCGTTTGTCCGCCCGCGAGAGATTAGCAATGCGGTCGATTTGCTGCGTCTGATCCTGGCGTACTGTCTCGGCGAGAGGGGTCTGCGGTTGACGACGGCATGGGCAACCTCGGTGGGCCTTGTCGATATCTCCAACGTGGCTCTGTTGTATCGCTTGCGTCAATGCGGGGATTGGCTGGCGCGCCTGGTAGGCCAAGCGCTTGTGAGCGGTGCACCGAAGGCGAGCCGCGGTCGCCTGATCCGCATTGTTGACGCCACGACGGTCCCCAAGGCTGGGACGAGCGGCAGGAACAAGAACGCGGTGTGGCGTGTCCACAGTGCGTTCGATCTTCCGCGGGAGCGTTTTGGTCACTTCGAATTGACTGATGAGCGCGGGGGCGAGACGCTGGATCGGATACCGGCGGTTGCCGGCGAAATCCGTCTTGCCGATCGCGCCTATCTGCAGCCCGAGCGCATGGCACGTCTGCTCGATGCCGGTGCGGACTTCGTGATCCGGTCCGGCTGGAAGAGTGCGCGTTGGCTTGATGCCGAAGGTGGTCTGGTTGATCTCACGGCCGAACTGCGCAAAGCCACGGCAGGCGGCATGATCGATCGGCCGATCTGGATAAAACGCAGGTCTGGCGTGCCGCTCGCCATGCGTCTGGTTGCGATCAGGAAGCCGGCGCAAGCTGCCGCGGCTGCGCGACGCAAGGCACGCCGGACCGCACAAAAGGGAGGCCATCAGCTCTCCAGGCAAACACTGGACGCCGCAGATTGGGTGATCCTGGTGACCTCACTCAAACCAAAGGACTTCACGACTGCCGACATTTTCGCCCTCTATCGGCTACGATGGCGCATCGAGCTCGGCTTCAAGCGGCTGAAAAGCTTGATTGGCCTGAAGGGGCCGCCCGGAACTGACGAGCGATCCGCCAGACCCCATATCCTTGCCCATCTGCTGATCATTCTTCTGCTCGAGCCGCTCGTCGACGAACTCGAGGACTCTCCCCGCTTGGCCGACGCCGCCTGA
- a CDS encoding acyl-CoA dehydrogenase family protein, protein MTAALRFDPIRLPEKCEQLRKEVRAFLAEEIAAGTFDPHAPNREDNDAPEFSRRVGAKGWLGMTWPKKYGGQERSFLERYVVTEEMRVANAPTRRFFVADRQSGPVLLKYAPEHIKMDILPRICRGELCFAIGMSEPNSGSDLFAAKTRATKTDGGYLINGTKIWTSSAHIADYMIALFRTSPPTKENRRHGLTQFLVKMKQPGIQVNPIGQITGQREFNEVVFTDYFVPDDHVLGEIDGAWKQATSELAYERSGPERFLETYYVLTELVRAVGKTPDTRSAEGIGRLVAQVHTMRRMSVSVAGMLQAGKEPVVEASIVKDIGTVWEQQLPHRVRDLAAFVEETATNRETLEKQLDFAIKTAPKLTIQGGTTEVLRGIIARGLGLR, encoded by the coding sequence ATGACCGCAGCCCTTCGTTTCGATCCGATCCGCCTGCCGGAAAAGTGCGAGCAGCTCCGCAAGGAGGTGCGCGCCTTCCTCGCCGAGGAAATCGCCGCCGGCACCTTCGATCCCCACGCACCCAACCGCGAGGACAATGACGCGCCCGAGTTCTCCCGCCGCGTCGGCGCCAAGGGTTGGCTCGGCATGACCTGGCCGAAGAAATATGGCGGCCAGGAACGCTCGTTCCTCGAACGCTATGTGGTCACCGAGGAGATGCGGGTGGCGAACGCGCCGACCCGGCGCTTCTTCGTCGCCGACCGCCAGAGCGGCCCGGTCCTGCTCAAATACGCGCCCGAGCACATCAAGATGGACATCCTGCCGCGGATCTGCCGCGGCGAGCTCTGCTTCGCCATCGGCATGAGCGAGCCGAACTCCGGCTCGGACCTGTTCGCGGCAAAGACGCGCGCGACCAAGACCGACGGCGGCTATCTGATCAACGGCACCAAGATCTGGACCTCGTCGGCGCACATTGCCGATTACATGATCGCGCTGTTCCGCACCTCGCCGCCGACCAAGGAGAACCGGCGCCACGGCCTGACCCAGTTCCTGGTCAAGATGAAGCAGCCGGGAATCCAGGTGAACCCGATCGGCCAGATTACCGGACAGCGCGAATTCAACGAGGTGGTGTTCACCGACTACTTCGTGCCCGACGATCATGTGCTGGGTGAGATCGACGGCGCCTGGAAGCAGGCGACCAGCGAGCTCGCCTATGAGCGCAGCGGCCCCGAGCGCTTCCTCGAAACCTACTATGTGCTGACCGAGCTGGTGCGTGCCGTCGGCAAGACTCCGGACACCCGCAGCGCGGAAGGCATCGGACGCCTGGTGGCGCAGGTGCACACCATGCGCCGCATGTCGGTGTCGGTCGCCGGCATGTTGCAGGCCGGCAAGGAGCCGGTGGTCGAAGCCTCGATCGTGAAGGACATCGGCACGGTGTGGGAGCAGCAGCTGCCGCATCGCGTCCGTGATCTTGCGGCCTTCGTCGAGGAGACCGCCACCAATCGCGAGACGCTGGAAAAGCAGCTCGATTTCGCCATCAAGACCGCGCCCAAGCTGACGATCCAGGGCGGCACCACCGAGGTGCTGCGCGGCATCATCGCCCGCGGACTGGGCCTGCGCTAA